The Deltaproteobacteria bacterium genome includes the window AGTATGGCTGCTGCCATGGGATCGTAATTCCTGAACATGATCAGCCCCAAACAGAAAACACCTCAAGAGGAACTCCTGCGGGAACTTCAGATTCTGATGCTCTTGAGGGTGCTTTGCATTTCCTTTCTTTTGGGCGCCCTCATTTTTATCCAGGTTCGGGCGAGCCGCACCTATGTCGGGGACATCCATACCTCCCACTACCTTCTTCTGGCAAGTGTCTATTCTATCAGCATTATTTATGTATTTCTGTTGAAGCGGTCGAAGAATATCAGGCTGCAGGCATATCTTCAGCTGCTTGTGGACACCTTCATTATCACCGTCCTCATATACACGACCGGCGGCATTGAGAGCATCTTTTCCTTCCTTTATATCCTGAGCATATTCAGCGGAAGCATCCTCCTCTACCGGAGAGGCGGCATGATCGTGGCCTCCAGCAGCAGCATTTTTTACGGACTGCTGCTGGATCTTCATTATTATGGCGTCGTTCACCCCTTATCCAGCCGGTTGAGCTATCCTGATCAGTATCAGAGTTCCTACCTCTTTTTTACCATTGCTGCAAACATGGCCGCCTTCTATCTGGTTGCGTATCTCAGCAGCTTTCTCTCGGAGCAGACGAGAAAAAGCCGGGCCGCCTTGCGGGTCAGAGAAAGCGACCTCACCCGGCTGGAGGTCCTCAATGAAAGCATTATCGGGAGCCTGATGTCGGGGTTGATCGTTCTGGATGAGGAGGAAAGGATTATCCTATTTAATCCAGCGGCGGAAAAGATGTTCGGTTTAACAGCGGCCCGGGTCTGCGGGCATCCCATCCGTGACCATCTGCCCCGTTTGGCCACACACCTGGCCAGCCCCTTCTTGATTTCGGGTCCATCCGGCCTACAAACACAGCTGATCGATATCAGCTGCCCGAGGCCGGATGAAGAAGATATGCATCTACAGGTCTCCATCTCCCCTCTCCGGTATGCGTTGAGTGAGCAGAAAGGATGGATCCTCACCCTCCAGGACGTGACGCGAATGAAACAGATCCAGGAAGAGATGAAAGAGGTGGAAGGGCTGGCCCTTATCGGCGAACTTGCCGCGGGAATGGCCCATGAGATCCGAAACCCAATGGCATCCATCAGCGGATCCATCGAAATGCTGAGAGATGAAATCGAACAGACCGATGTCAACAGCCGGCTCATGGATATCATATTGAGAGAGACCGCGCGGCTGAACGATCTGGTGGCAGACTTCCTCCTCTTTGCCAGGGCCCAGAGGCCGAGGTTGACCGAATTCGATCTGAATCAATT containing:
- a CDS encoding PAS domain S-box protein; this encodes MISPKQKTPQEELLRELQILMLLRVLCISFLLGALIFIQVRASRTYVGDIHTSHYLLLASVYSISIIYVFLLKRSKNIRLQAYLQLLVDTFIITVLIYTTGGIESIFSFLYILSIFSGSILLYRRGGMIVASSSSIFYGLLLDLHYYGVVHPLSSRLSYPDQYQSSYLFFTIAANMAAFYLVAYLSSFLSEQTRKSRAALRVRESDLTRLEVLNESIIGSLMSGLIVLDEEERIILFNPAAEKMFGLTAARVCGHPIRDHLPRLATHLASPFLISGPSGLQTQLIDISCPRPDEEDMHLQVSISPLRYALSEQKGWILTLQDVTRMKQIQEEMKEVEGLALIGELAAGMAHEIRNPMASISGSIEMLRDEIEQTDVNSRLMDIILRETARLNDLVADFLLFARAQRPRLTEFDLNQLITESLELFKNSQRFHPGIAVVTDFQDPAVIESDSGQLKQVFWNLLLNASEAMGKGGTLTVTTSLNRRSAGSGATQVTVVIRDTGEGFNGKDLPRIFLPFFTTKERGSGLGLAIVKRIIDRLEGKAWGRNHPGGGAEITIVLPLRSTLSEAQGVRREA